A region of Streptomyces halobius DNA encodes the following proteins:
- a CDS encoding CBS domain-containing protein has protein sequence MRNRSVADLMTPNAVTAQPGTTFKEITRLLDEYGITAVPVVDENERTVGVVSEADLLRRQSKEGPSTAATLMTSPAIVARPEWSAVLAARTMDEKKIKRLPVVDDSGRLIGVISRRDILQLFLRRDRAIQEEILEDILTCTLGLSPAALTVDVTDGKVTLSGTLERKSLIPIVVRLCESVDGVVEVVDRLAFERDDTPQERADTPDGGC, from the coding sequence ATGAGGAACCGCAGCGTTGCCGACCTGATGACGCCGAACGCGGTCACCGCCCAGCCCGGCACCACGTTCAAGGAGATCACCCGCCTGCTCGACGAATACGGCATCACCGCCGTACCGGTCGTCGACGAGAACGAGCGGACGGTGGGCGTGGTGTCCGAGGCGGATCTGCTGCGCAGACAGTCGAAGGAAGGGCCCAGCACGGCCGCGACACTCATGACGAGCCCCGCCATCGTGGCGCGGCCCGAGTGGAGCGCGGTGCTCGCGGCACGGACCATGGACGAGAAGAAGATCAAGCGCCTTCCCGTGGTCGACGACTCCGGCCGCCTCATCGGCGTGATCAGCCGCCGGGACATCCTGCAGCTGTTCCTGCGGCGTGACCGCGCGATCCAGGAGGAGATCCTGGAGGACATCCTGACCTGCACCCTCGGCCTGTCGCCGGCCGCCCTCACGGTCGACGTCACCGACGGCAAGGTGACGCTCAGCGGCACCCTGGAGCGCAAGAGCCTGATCCCCATCGTCGTACGGCTCTGCGAGAGCGTGGACGGGGTGGTGGAGGTGGTCGACCGGCTGGCGTTTGAACGCGATGACACACCGCAGGAACGCGCTGACACACCGGATGGCGGGTGCTGA
- a CDS encoding AAA family ATPase, translated as MSSSDAAAHPARPDQMFNREAEWDALARFVCDERPGATLGLVSGQRRHGKTYLLEAMIKATGGFYFDGQAAAQAESLRRLADRLAAYTGAPQPPDWRRWEEAVDALLALGDERPAPAVIDNFPDLVGQSPALPAVIHSAYRRLHKERPHNRARLILSGGSPSIVTRLFSGPSSLHDLATLELVVRPFDFRKAARFWGIDDPRLAVQVHAVVGGTPAYRGDFVCDDAPAGPDDFDAWLCRTALNPRVPLFWEARHLLEEEADHADRALCHSALVAIASGCSTRGEITECVEGSLNDVSHVLAVMENRHLLYGEPDAFRPGLTHYRIAEPLLAFEHAVAWPNRVSLEQEDVAEVWRRARSGFDSAVVAPHFAQLCRNWVMEYAASDTYGGVPEAAVCGTVPDPARHARLDADVAVRGMTDGRPGVLLSIGLARWDETMDLRHLDRLRHIRTVLAASGEDTGQTLPACYSATGFTPELRAAAGEGEVLLVGLERLYGGE; from the coding sequence GTGTCGTCGTCGGATGCCGCTGCTCACCCGGCCAGGCCCGACCAGATGTTCAACCGGGAGGCCGAGTGGGACGCCCTCGCGCGCTTTGTGTGCGACGAGCGCCCGGGGGCCACGCTCGGCCTCGTCTCCGGACAGCGCAGACACGGCAAGACCTACCTGCTGGAAGCCATGATCAAGGCCACCGGCGGGTTCTACTTCGACGGCCAGGCCGCGGCACAGGCCGAGTCCCTGCGCCGTCTCGCCGACCGTCTTGCCGCATACACCGGTGCGCCGCAGCCGCCCGACTGGCGCCGGTGGGAGGAAGCCGTCGACGCGCTGCTGGCGCTCGGCGATGAGCGCCCCGCCCCCGCCGTCATCGACAACTTCCCCGACCTCGTCGGCCAGAGCCCCGCGCTCCCCGCCGTCATTCACAGTGCGTACCGCCGCCTGCACAAGGAACGTCCGCACAACCGGGCGCGCTTGATCCTCAGCGGCGGCAGCCCCTCCATCGTGACGAGACTCTTCTCGGGCCCCTCCTCGCTGCACGACCTCGCCACCTTGGAACTCGTGGTGCGGCCCTTCGACTTCCGGAAGGCGGCGCGGTTCTGGGGCATCGACGACCCGCGACTCGCGGTTCAGGTCCATGCTGTGGTGGGCGGAACTCCCGCGTACCGGGGCGACTTCGTATGCGACGACGCGCCCGCCGGCCCGGACGACTTCGATGCGTGGCTGTGCAGAACCGCTCTCAATCCGCGGGTGCCCCTCTTCTGGGAGGCGCGCCATCTGCTGGAGGAGGAGGCGGACCACGCCGACCGGGCGCTGTGCCACTCCGCGCTGGTCGCGATCGCGTCCGGCTGCTCCACCCGTGGTGAGATCACCGAATGCGTCGAGGGCTCGCTGAACGATGTGTCCCATGTGCTGGCGGTGATGGAGAACCGTCATCTGCTGTACGGCGAGCCCGACGCGTTCCGGCCGGGCCTGACGCACTACCGCATCGCGGAGCCACTGCTGGCCTTCGAGCACGCCGTCGCCTGGCCCAACCGTGTGTCGCTGGAGCAGGAGGACGTGGCCGAGGTCTGGCGCCGGGCCCGTTCGGGCTTCGACTCCGCCGTGGTCGCACCGCACTTCGCCCAACTGTGCCGGAACTGGGTAATGGAGTACGCCGCCTCGGACACCTACGGTGGCGTCCCCGAAGCGGCCGTATGCGGCACGGTCCCCGATCCCGCGCGGCACGCCCGCCTCGATGCCGATGTGGCGGTACGCGGGATGACCGACGGACGGCCCGGGGTCCTGCTGTCGATCGGGCTCGCCCGCTGGGACGAGACCATGGACCTCCGCCACCTGGACCGCCTGCGCCATATCCGCACCGTCCTCGCCGCCTCCGGGGAGGACACCGGCCAGACCCTCCCGGCCTGCTACAGCGCGACCGGTTTCACCCCGGAACTCCGCGCCGCGGCGGGCGAGGGCGAGGTGCTGCTGGTCGGGCTGGAGCGGTTGTACGGCGGGGAGTGA
- a CDS encoding DUF4097 family beta strand repeat-containing protein: protein MPDFDTPEPISVTLEFDLGTARVTASKRTDTVVEVLPSDGADDVDVRAAQQTKVTCSGGKLLVKGPKKRSLFGKSGSLDVTIELPAGSDLLGVSPMADLVCEGRLGECRLKTSLGDIQVDEAAAVDLRTDHGGIGVNRVTGDAEIAGAGRIDIGEIAGAALVKNLNGESVIGEIAGDLKASSSNGRISVDTARASVEAKCANGAIRIGEAARGRIMLQAAVGDIEVGIPESTAAWLDVQTRFGKVRNSLGPSEGPGDAGSTVEVRARTGVGDIIIGRP from the coding sequence ATGCCTGATTTCGACACACCCGAACCGATCTCCGTCACCCTCGAATTCGACCTGGGCACCGCCCGCGTCACCGCGAGCAAGCGCACCGACACCGTCGTCGAGGTGCTGCCGAGCGATGGCGCCGACGACGTCGACGTACGGGCCGCGCAGCAGACCAAAGTCACCTGCTCGGGCGGCAAGTTGCTGGTCAAGGGGCCCAAGAAGCGCTCCCTGTTCGGCAAGAGCGGCTCGCTCGACGTGACCATCGAGCTGCCGGCCGGCTCGGACCTCCTCGGTGTCTCTCCCATGGCGGACCTCGTCTGCGAGGGCCGGCTGGGGGAGTGCCGGCTCAAGACCTCGCTCGGCGACATCCAGGTCGACGAGGCGGCAGCCGTCGATCTGCGGACCGACCACGGCGGTATCGGCGTGAACCGTGTGACGGGAGACGCGGAGATCGCCGGGGCGGGCCGGATCGACATCGGCGAGATCGCCGGGGCGGCGCTGGTGAAGAACCTCAACGGCGAGTCCGTGATCGGCGAGATCGCCGGTGACCTGAAGGCGAGCTCGTCCAACGGCCGTATCTCCGTGGACACCGCGCGTGCCTCGGTCGAGGCCAAGTGCGCCAACGGCGCCATCCGCATCGGTGAGGCGGCGCGTGGCCGGATCATGCTCCAGGCGGCCGTCGGGGATATCGAGGTCGGCATCCCGGAGTCCACCGCCGCCTGGCTCGACGTCCAGACCCGCTTCGGCAAGGTGCGCAATTCCCTCGGCCCGTCCGAAGGCCCCGGCGACGCCGGCAGCACCGTCGAGGTACGCGCCCGCACCGGCGTCGGCGACATCATCATCGGCCGGCCCTGA